A DNA window from Boseongicola sp. contains the following coding sequences:
- the secA gene encoding preprotein translocase subunit SecA → MLGFGTIAKKVFGTVNDRRIKSGQPVVDRINAMEADFAALSDDGLIEKTAEFKQRVADGESLDDILPEAFANCREAAKRALGLRAFDVQLIGGMMLHQGNIAEMKTGEGKTLVATLPAYLNALTGKGVHIVTVNDYLVRRDASWMGKVFSALGMTTGAVYPQQPEDEKKEAYAADVTYATNNELGFDYLRDNMKSTLLDMSQRGHYFAIVDEVDSILIDEARTPLIISGPAQDRSELYVTIDKLIPEVLEEHFTLDEKTRNVTYTDEGNEFLEELLLSSGLLPEGQSLYDPESTTLVHHVNQGLRAHKLFARDKDYIVRDGEVVLIDEFTGRMMAGRRLSDGLHQAIEAKEGANIQPENVTLASVTFQNYFRLYDKLAGMTGTASTEADEFMEIYNLGVVEVPTNVRVAREDEDDQIFRTAKEKFDGVVEAIKEANAKDQPVLVGTTSIERSEFLAELLTKEGIPHKVLNARHHEQEAEIVADAGKPGGVTIATNMAGRGTDIQLGGNVEMRVLQALAEDPEADPEEVRSKIEAEVADAKEKVLAAGGLYVLATERHESRRIDNQLRGRSGRQGDPGRSSFFLSLEDDLMRIFGSERLDKVLSTLGMAEGEAIKHPWVNKSLERAQAKVEGRNFDIRKQLLKFDDVMNDQRKVIFGQRREVMEADDLVEIVQDMRHQVIDDLVDTHMPPKTYADQWDTEGLKAALEENLGVVVPVVEWAEEEGVDDEAILERLYEASDAYMAGKTEQFGEENMRSIEKQLLLQTMDAKWREHLLTLEHLRSVVGFRGYAQRDPLNEYKTEAFQLFEGLLDGLRGEVTEKLSKIRPMTEEEQQAMMQQMLNQQRAAVGLAPVGEGGEADGQPPAPTQDAVDAGFVADDPTTWGNPGRNDSCPCGSGKKFKHCHGAI, encoded by the coding sequence ATGCTTGGTTTTGGAACGATTGCAAAGAAGGTCTTCGGGACCGTTAACGACCGTCGGATTAAGTCGGGGCAGCCCGTCGTAGACCGGATCAATGCGATGGAGGCGGACTTTGCGGCGTTGTCGGACGACGGCTTGATCGAGAAGACAGCAGAGTTCAAACAGCGCGTGGCTGATGGTGAGTCGCTGGACGACATCTTGCCAGAGGCATTTGCGAACTGTCGAGAAGCTGCCAAGCGTGCTTTGGGACTGCGGGCGTTTGATGTTCAATTAATTGGCGGCATGATGCTGCACCAGGGCAATATCGCCGAGATGAAGACGGGTGAGGGAAAGACCCTCGTTGCGACTTTGCCGGCTTACCTAAACGCTCTGACGGGCAAGGGCGTTCACATCGTGACGGTGAACGACTATCTGGTTCGGCGCGATGCGTCATGGATGGGCAAAGTATTCTCGGCACTCGGTATGACAACCGGTGCGGTCTATCCGCAGCAACCTGAAGACGAGAAGAAAGAAGCCTATGCTGCCGACGTCACCTATGCCACCAACAATGAGCTGGGTTTTGACTATCTTCGCGACAATATGAAATCGACGCTGTTGGATATGAGTCAGCGTGGCCATTACTTTGCAATTGTCGATGAAGTTGACTCGATTTTGATCGACGAGGCGCGGACTCCGTTGATTATTTCGGGTCCTGCTCAGGACCGATCCGAACTTTACGTCACAATCGACAAGTTGATCCCAGAAGTCCTGGAAGAGCATTTCACGTTGGATGAAAAAACGCGAAACGTGACTTATACGGACGAGGGCAACGAGTTTCTGGAAGAGCTGCTGCTCAGTTCTGGTCTGCTGCCCGAGGGACAATCGCTTTATGATCCAGAATCAACGACTCTGGTACACCACGTTAATCAGGGTCTGCGTGCGCATAAGTTATTTGCGCGCGACAAGGACTATATCGTTCGAGACGGTGAAGTTGTTCTAATCGATGAGTTTACAGGTCGAATGATGGCCGGACGACGTCTGTCGGATGGTTTGCATCAGGCAATAGAAGCGAAAGAAGGCGCGAACATTCAGCCCGAGAATGTGACGTTGGCAAGTGTGACGTTCCAGAACTATTTCCGATTGTATGATAAATTGGCAGGTATGACGGGAACGGCGTCTACCGAGGCCGACGAATTCATGGAGATTTACAATCTGGGCGTTGTCGAGGTTCCGACAAATGTGCGGGTCGCCCGTGAAGACGAAGACGACCAGATTTTCCGCACTGCGAAAGAAAAGTTTGACGGAGTTGTCGAGGCGATTAAAGAAGCCAACGCCAAGGATCAGCCGGTTTTGGTGGGCACAACATCAATTGAGCGATCTGAGTTTCTGGCCGAGTTGCTGACGAAAGAGGGCATTCCCCACAAGGTTCTGAATGCACGTCATCACGAACAGGAAGCTGAGATTGTCGCCGACGCTGGTAAACCCGGAGGCGTAACAATTGCGACCAACATGGCTGGTCGCGGCACCGACATTCAGCTCGGCGGCAACGTCGAGATGCGCGTGTTGCAGGCTTTGGCGGAAGATCCCGAAGCTGACCCGGAAGAGGTGCGTTCCAAGATTGAAGCCGAAGTTGCAGATGCCAAAGAGAAGGTATTGGCGGCTGGCGGGCTTTATGTTCTGGCGACTGAGCGGCACGAAAGCCGCCGGATCGACAACCAGCTGCGCGGTCGTTCAGGTCGGCAAGGCGACCCAGGGCGGTCATCGTTTTTCCTTAGCCTGGAAGACGATCTGATGCGTATCTTTGGCTCTGAGCGATTGGACAAGGTGCTGAGCACGCTTGGGATGGCCGAGGGCGAGGCGATCAAACACCCTTGGGTAAACAAGTCTTTGGAGCGGGCGCAGGCCAAGGTTGAAGGGCGTAACTTTGACATTCGTAAGCAGCTATTGAAGTTCGACGATGTGATGAACGATCAGCGGAAGGTGATCTTTGGTCAGCGTCGTGAGGTGATGGAGGCCGATGATCTGGTCGAGATTGTGCAGGATATGCGCCATCAGGTGATCGATGATCTGGTTGATACTCATATGCCTCCGAAAACCTACGCGGATCAGTGGGATACCGAAGGTTTGAAGGCTGCCTTGGAGGAAAACCTGGGCGTCGTGGTGCCTGTGGTCGAATGGGCTGAAGAAGAAGGCGTCGATGATGAAGCCATTCTTGAGCGTCTGTATGAGGCTTCAGATGCCTATATGGCCGGAAAGACGGAACAGTTCGGCGAAGAGAACATGCGGTCCATTGAAAAGCAGTTGCTGCTACAGACAATGGACGCCAAATGGCGCGAGCATTTGTTGACGCTGGAGCACTTGCGCTCGGTCGTTGGGTTCCGCGGTTATGCACAGCGGGATCCGCTGAACGAATACAAAACCGAGGCGTTCCAGTTGTTTGAAGGTCTGTTGGATGGATTGCGCGGAGAAGTGACAGAGAAGCTGTCGAAAATTCGCCCCATGACCGAAGAAGAACAGCAGGCGATGATGCAACAGATGTTAAATCAGCAACGAGCGGCCGTTGGTCTTGCGCCGGTTGGGGAAGGCGGTGAGGCAGACGGTCAACCGCCAGCGCCAACGCAGGACGCCGTTGATGCTGGGTTTGTGGCCGATGATCCTACGACCTGGGGGAACCCAGGAAGGAACGATTCATGTCCTTGCGGGTCGGGGAAGAAGTTCAAACACTGCCATGGGGCTATCTAA
- the radC gene encoding DNA repair protein RadC has translation MSEPGAFREPPLPLFEGQELIMTGAKGNQPSYIKDHRNRLRARFEVGGSAAMPEYELLELILFRSLPRCDVKPVAHRLLKTFGDLNKVLSAPIIRLLEVRGIGKTATLDLKIVEAAAHRMARAKVMKSHVLSSWDSLLDYCRTTMAHLEIEQFRVLYLDRKNVLIADGAQAKGTIDHVPVYPREVVKRALELNASALILVHNHPSGDPSPSQPDIAMTEQINQAASVLSITLHDHLVIGKSDEFSFRSAGYL, from the coding sequence ATGTCTGAACCAGGAGCCTTTCGTGAACCACCATTACCCCTATTCGAAGGGCAAGAATTGATCATGACCGGTGCGAAAGGCAATCAACCATCCTATATCAAGGATCATCGCAATCGGTTGCGTGCGCGGTTCGAAGTTGGCGGGTCAGCAGCAATGCCCGAATACGAACTGTTGGAACTGATCCTGTTCAGGTCGTTGCCGCGATGCGATGTCAAGCCAGTCGCACATCGTCTGTTGAAGACATTTGGCGACCTTAACAAAGTCCTTTCCGCTCCAATAATCCGTCTCCTCGAAGTGCGCGGCATCGGCAAAACTGCTACTCTGGATCTAAAGATTGTTGAAGCGGCGGCTCATCGCATGGCGCGTGCAAAAGTTATGAAGTCGCACGTCCTTTCGTCGTGGGATAGTCTCCTGGACTATTGCCGAACAACCATGGCGCATCTGGAGATCGAACAGTTTCGTGTCCTCTATCTTGATCGCAAAAATGTTCTGATAGCAGACGGAGCCCAAGCCAAGGGCACTATCGACCATGTTCCTGTCTACCCACGTGAGGTTGTAAAACGAGCACTGGAACTCAATGCATCCGCACTGATTTTGGTGCATAACCACCCTTCTGGTGATCCTTCTCCATCGCAGCCCGACATCGCCATGACGGAACAAATCAACCAGGCCGCAAGCGTTCTTTCAATCACGCTTCACGACCATCTTGTCATCGGAAAGTCGGATGAGTTTTCTTTTAGATCAGCCGGTTACCTATGA
- a CDS encoding amino acid transporter — MFQDALSGFALGLSFIIAIGAQNVFVLRQGMMRAHVLPVVLTCAISDAVLISFGVGGFGWIIQSASWVTPLLTFGGALFLLVYGGISAYRALRPKDNYEDIGKIDPGPRSSAILTCLALTWLNPHVYLDTVVLMGTVSTHYDSRLSFALGAIVASFTFFFSLGYGAQRLAPYFKSRTAWRFLDTMVALIMWAIAAKLLLG; from the coding sequence ATGTTTCAGGATGCCCTATCAGGATTTGCGCTTGGACTTAGCTTTATAATCGCTATCGGCGCGCAGAATGTATTCGTTCTTCGACAAGGCATGATGCGGGCGCATGTTCTGCCCGTCGTGTTGACCTGTGCCATATCGGATGCGGTGCTGATTTCGTTTGGTGTTGGTGGGTTCGGTTGGATCATCCAGAGTGCTTCATGGGTTACACCGTTGTTGACCTTTGGGGGCGCGTTGTTCCTTTTGGTCTACGGCGGCATCAGCGCCTATCGTGCCCTTCGGCCAAAGGACAACTACGAGGACATCGGCAAGATTGACCCCGGGCCGCGCTCTTCCGCCATTTTGACTTGCCTGGCGCTGACTTGGTTAAATCCGCACGTCTATCTGGACACTGTAGTTTTAATGGGGACAGTTTCGACCCACTATGACTCGCGTCTATCGTTTGCACTGGGTGCAATTGTTGCCAGTTTTACGTTTTTCTTTTCCCTTGGTTACGGAGCCCAAAGGTTAGCGCCGTATTTCAAGAGCCGAACCGCATGGCGTTTTCTTGATACAATGGTAGCATTGATCATGTGGGCGATCGCCGCGAAGTTGCTTTTGGGATGA